The following are encoded together in the Acidovorax sp. KKS102 genome:
- a CDS encoding response regulator transcription factor yields the protein MTRIAVIEDDLPTSNQLAGWIRSAKSGIVIDQWFTRDEAEAALAREHYDAVVLDIELGRERHAGVALINAINKLRQGTPVLVVSAMPAAIYRSIMKALDAWDYLQKTTFEEADFIETFLDILRTTQAQAPASTAASSVGDALVLDPLWQRTPTWRGERINLPLTAQRILATLHQRSGEVVSYDELFEVVKSGRNRDNVRKHVSTIREALREVDPGFEGIENVPMRGFRWTGR from the coding sequence ATGACCCGCATTGCCGTGATCGAAGACGACCTGCCCACCAGCAACCAGTTGGCAGGGTGGATACGCAGCGCCAAGAGCGGCATCGTCATCGACCAGTGGTTCACCCGCGACGAGGCCGAGGCCGCGCTGGCCCGCGAGCACTACGACGCGGTGGTGCTGGACATCGAACTGGGCCGCGAGCGCCATGCGGGCGTGGCCCTCATCAACGCTATCAACAAGCTGCGCCAGGGCACGCCGGTGCTGGTGGTGTCGGCCATGCCAGCCGCCATTTACCGCAGCATCATGAAAGCGCTGGACGCGTGGGACTACCTGCAGAAAACCACGTTTGAAGAGGCCGATTTCATCGAGACTTTTCTCGACATCCTGCGCACCACGCAGGCGCAGGCCCCGGCCAGCACAGCCGCTTCATCGGTGGGCGATGCGCTGGTGCTGGACCCGCTGTGGCAACGCACCCCCACCTGGCGCGGCGAGCGCATCAACCTGCCACTGACGGCCCAGCGCATCCTGGCCACGCTGCACCAGCGCAGCGGCGAAGTGGTGTCGTACGACGAACTGTTTGAGGTGGTGAAAAGCGGCCGCAACCGCGACAACGTGCGCAAGCACGTGAGCACCATCCGCGAGGCGCTGCGTGAAGTCGATCCTGGGTTTGAGGGAATAGAAAACGTGCCCATGCGCGGTTTCCGCTGGACGGGAAGGTGA
- a CDS encoding HAMP domain-containing sensor histidine kinase, whose translation MKRLLHPALEISRLEMPRLGLPAFRLRILVRGVFVLLALATVALSVVVLKDEKERAWQAYQHGFVRSQAEVMARLRHPSGQLALLNASHLGQGVTPLAPLLLPYAAIDFDDPQKSQQAVEMAGCSVQYPDGASVCAAIGNNPYAGGFIYLVGSFYAGELTPRERGALVPAEAHRARISLDMRGATYRWIAPYEAMPPQGSAAVRGRLTGFVDTGAPQLDAHARPVRDFRGWLWQNGQCRDLPPKPTNQASTGTSAGALTGEASATDCLRRTHYSIRLPVELFREALFRKDEPLVWPPEDLGQMRVRVEMLAPGEDARPLFDSNAPGAQLAASLGDLSRSLLPGERVQIRKMGSDEASAITLKGVEVQAEPSAPWLLRLIRWLPLEAAGVGPAATPPEAPTGLDILDTPTGNYVVNFTGHLRGVEQGLAAVATRLSWYLGAMLGAIALAWLVVEVGLIRRVTALTRRAAAVSYNVQPGHTGPRLGDLDVSDLRGSDELGILAGGLADLLQRVKDDLQREQLRAQQERDMWHAVGHEIMSPLQSLMALNGPQDPGHRYVQRMQQAIHVLYGTASPAEALQAADVPEGRLDLDAFLRNVANNAHFAGILDVVYAPGSNNSSPVIVRADEFALEDVVTHILRNADRYRPAGSPITLTLTASESTASATLHNQGSTIAEDLLERIFELGVSDPSSPTPLGEGEHRGQGLFVAKTYMAKMGGTINARNTEGGVAFVLTFQRLG comes from the coding sequence GTGAAACGCCTACTGCACCCCGCACTTGAAATATCACGCCTGGAAATGCCCCGCCTAGGCCTGCCAGCATTCCGCCTGCGCATCTTGGTGCGCGGCGTGTTTGTGCTGCTGGCCCTGGCCACGGTGGCGCTGAGCGTGGTGGTGCTCAAGGACGAAAAGGAGCGCGCCTGGCAGGCCTACCAGCACGGCTTTGTGCGCAGCCAGGCCGAGGTCATGGCGCGGCTGCGCCATCCTTCAGGCCAATTGGCCTTGCTCAACGCCAGCCACCTGGGCCAGGGCGTAACGCCGCTGGCGCCGCTGCTGCTGCCCTACGCAGCCATCGACTTTGACGACCCGCAAAAATCGCAGCAGGCGGTGGAGATGGCGGGCTGCTCGGTGCAGTATCCCGACGGGGCCTCGGTGTGCGCGGCGATTGGCAACAACCCCTATGCAGGTGGCTTCATTTACCTGGTGGGCAGCTTTTATGCGGGCGAGCTGACGCCCCGCGAGCGCGGCGCACTGGTGCCCGCCGAGGCGCACCGTGCGCGCATCAGCCTGGACATGCGCGGCGCCACCTACCGCTGGATTGCGCCGTACGAAGCCATGCCCCCACAAGGCAGCGCGGCGGTGCGCGGTCGGCTCACGGGGTTTGTGGACACCGGCGCACCGCAGCTCGATGCCCATGCACGGCCCGTGCGCGACTTTCGTGGCTGGCTGTGGCAAAACGGCCAGTGCCGCGATCTGCCGCCTAAGCCCACCAACCAAGCCTCCACGGGCACCTCTGCCGGCGCCCTCACTGGCGAGGCTTCAGCGACGGACTGCCTGCGCCGCACCCACTACTCGATCCGCCTGCCCGTCGAGCTGTTCCGCGAAGCGCTGTTTCGCAAGGACGAGCCCCTGGTCTGGCCGCCCGAAGACCTGGGGCAAATGCGTGTGCGGGTCGAGATGCTGGCGCCGGGCGAAGACGCCAGGCCGCTGTTTGACAGCAACGCGCCCGGTGCGCAGTTGGCCGCATCGCTGGGCGACCTCTCGCGCAGCCTGCTGCCGGGCGAACGGGTGCAGATCCGCAAAATGGGCAGCGACGAGGCCAGTGCCATCACCCTCAAGGGCGTCGAGGTGCAGGCAGAGCCCTCAGCGCCCTGGCTGCTGCGGCTGATCCGCTGGCTGCCGCTGGAGGCAGCAGGCGTGGGCCCGGCAGCTACGCCACCAGAGGCCCCCACAGGCCTGGACATTCTGGACACGCCGACCGGCAACTACGTGGTGAACTTCACCGGCCATCTGCGCGGGGTGGAGCAAGGCCTGGCCGCCGTGGCCACGCGCCTGTCGTGGTACCTGGGCGCCATGCTAGGCGCGATTGCGCTGGCGTGGCTGGTGGTGGAGGTGGGCCTGATCCGACGCGTGACCGCCCTCACCCGCCGAGCCGCCGCAGTGTCGTACAACGTGCAGCCCGGCCACACCGGGCCCCGGCTGGGTGACCTGGACGTGTCCGACCTGCGCGGATCTGACGAGCTGGGCATTCTGGCTGGCGGCCTGGCCGACCTGCTGCAGCGTGTGAAGGACGACCTGCAACGCGAACAACTGCGCGCCCAGCAAGAGCGCGACATGTGGCACGCCGTGGGGCACGAGATCATGTCGCCCCTGCAGTCGCTGATGGCGCTGAACGGCCCGCAAGACCCCGGCCACCGCTACGTGCAGCGCATGCAGCAAGCCATCCACGTGCTCTACGGCACGGCATCGCCCGCCGAGGCGCTGCAGGCCGCCGATGTGCCCGAGGGGCGGCTGGACCTGGACGCCTTCTTGCGCAACGTGGCCAATAACGCACACTTTGCGGGCATTCTGGATGTGGTGTATGCCCCGGGTTCGAACAACTCAAGCCCGGTGATCGTGCGCGCCGACGAGTTTGCACTCGAAGACGTGGTGACCCATATCTTGCGCAATGCCGACCGCTACCGCCCCGCAGGCAGCCCGATCACACTGACGCTCACAGCATCAGAATCCACCGCCAGTGCCACGCTGCACAACCAGGGATCGACGATTGCCGAAGACCTGCTGGAGCGGATTTTTGAACTGGGTGTGTCCGACCCCAGCAGCCCCACCCCGTTGGGCGAAGGCGAACACCGGGGCCAGGGGCTGTTCGTGGCCAAGACCTACATGGCCAAGATGGGCGGCACTATCAACGCCCGCAACACCGAGGGGGGTGTGGCATTCGTGCTCACCTTCCAGCGGCTGGGCTGA
- the rpe gene encoding ribulose-phosphate 3-epimerase, translated as MSRTFRIAPSILSADFARLGEEVRNVIAAGADWIHFDVMDNHYVPNLTFGPMVCQALKPHAKTPAGAAVPIDVHLMIQPVDALAAAFADAGADYISFHPDASGHVHRSIQAIRSKGVKPGLVFNPAEPLDVLDWVIDDIDLILIMSVNPGFGGQSFIDSALRKIEAVRKRIDASGKDIRLEVDGGIKTDNIRRVADAGADTFVAGSAIFGKPDYQGVINAMRVQLG; from the coding sequence ATGAGCCGCACATTCCGAATCGCCCCCTCCATCCTCTCTGCCGATTTTGCCCGCCTGGGCGAAGAAGTGCGCAATGTCATTGCCGCTGGCGCCGACTGGATCCATTTCGACGTGATGGACAACCATTACGTGCCCAACCTGACGTTTGGCCCCATGGTCTGCCAAGCCCTGAAGCCCCACGCCAAAACGCCTGCGGGCGCGGCCGTGCCGATTGACGTGCACCTGATGATCCAGCCGGTGGACGCTCTGGCCGCTGCGTTTGCCGACGCGGGGGCGGACTACATCAGCTTTCACCCCGATGCCTCGGGCCACGTGCACCGCAGCATCCAGGCCATCCGTTCCAAGGGCGTCAAACCCGGCCTGGTGTTCAACCCGGCTGAGCCTCTGGATGTGCTGGACTGGGTGATCGACGACATCGACCTCATCCTGATCATGAGCGTGAACCCCGGCTTTGGCGGCCAGAGCTTCATTGACTCAGCCCTGCGCAAGATCGAAGCCGTGCGCAAGCGCATCGACGCCTCGGGCAAAGACATCCGCCTGGAAGTGGACGGCGGCATCAAGACCGACAACATCCGCCGTGTGGCCGATGCCGGAGCCGATACGTTTGTGGCGGGCAGCGCCATCTTCGGCAAGCCCGACTACCAGGGCGTGATCAACGCCATGCGCGTGCAACTGGGCTGA
- a CDS encoding YbdK family carboxylate-amine ligase yields MSLEAFNHSEPLTLGVELELQLVNTNDYDLAPYAEDMLRLMKKTPLPGSVVPEMTNSMIEISTGICHSASEVLGQLTPIRDALVKSADKLNIAVVGGGTHPFQQWHERRIYDKPRFRELSELYGYLSKQFTIFGQHVHIGCPDADAALLMLHRMSRYIPHFIALSASSPYVQGQDTAFDSARLNSVFAFPLSGRAPMALTWDDFTTYFNKMTRTGVVKSMKDFYWDIRPKPEFGTIEIRVFDTPLTIERAAALAGYVQSLGAWFLADQPFMPEEDDYLVYTYNRFQACRFGMDAVYVDPATGDHMPLREHILRTMDKIAGHAAVQGASSAMHMLRTEVEAGQNDARWLRQRQSEEQLLAEVSRQAAQRFRGAAAG; encoded by the coding sequence GTGAGTCTTGAAGCCTTCAACCATTCCGAGCCGCTGACGCTGGGCGTCGAGCTGGAGCTGCAGCTGGTCAACACCAACGACTACGACCTCGCGCCCTATGCCGAGGACATGCTGCGCCTCATGAAGAAAACCCCGCTGCCCGGCAGCGTGGTGCCCGAGATGACGAACAGCATGATCGAAATCTCCACCGGCATCTGCCACTCGGCCAGCGAGGTGCTGGGCCAGCTCACCCCCATCCGCGATGCGCTGGTCAAGAGCGCCGACAAGCTCAACATCGCCGTGGTGGGTGGCGGCACGCACCCGTTCCAACAGTGGCATGAGCGCCGCATCTACGACAAGCCACGTTTTCGCGAGCTGTCCGAGCTGTACGGCTACCTGTCCAAGCAGTTCACCATCTTTGGTCAACACGTGCACATTGGATGCCCCGATGCAGATGCCGCGCTGCTGATGCTGCACCGCATGTCGCGCTATATCCCGCACTTCATTGCGCTGTCGGCGTCCAGCCCGTACGTGCAGGGGCAGGACACAGCGTTTGACTCGGCCCGACTCAACTCGGTGTTTGCATTCCCCCTGTCGGGCCGCGCCCCGATGGCGCTGACCTGGGACGACTTCACCACCTACTTCAACAAGATGACCCGCACGGGCGTGGTCAAGAGCATGAAGGACTTTTACTGGGACATCCGCCCCAAGCCCGAGTTCGGCACCATCGAGATCCGCGTGTTCGACACGCCGCTCACCATCGAGCGCGCGGCGGCCCTCGCAGGCTACGTGCAGTCGCTGGGCGCGTGGTTCCTGGCGGACCAGCCCTTCATGCCTGAAGAGGACGACTACCTCGTGTACACCTACAACCGCTTCCAGGCCTGCAGGTTTGGCATGGACGCGGTGTATGTGGACCCGGCCACGGGCGACCACATGCCGCTGCGCGAGCACATCCTGCGCACCATGGACAAGATCGCAGGCCACGCGGCCGTACAGGGCGCATCAAGCGCCATGCACATGCTGCGCACCGAGGTCGAGGCGGGGCAGAACGATGCCCGCTGGCTGCGCCAGCGCCAGAGCGAAGAGCAGCTGCTGGCCGAGGTAAGCCGCCAGGCAGCGCAGCGCTTTCGCGGCGCGGCAGCCGGCTGA
- a CDS encoding SPFH domain-containing protein produces the protein MKATWNRIVQPLKGRRSTPLPEAGTEPVLDADLQGIPPTTGPVSAAPLNWAYLLPTARTVRWLAAGAVVAAAGLMVYRNPPVQHLAQGDLGVRLNQFTGAVSLWRDGSVWVVPGLHTVRVFSLRDQSYRPEAMRQATGSAPLQSVEGLSLGLDLSVRYALDPNSPAVKAGNLPDNVGADIVEPAVQGLVYKVFARYTVREIFSSKRAEIAQIIETELRARLAADGVTLRSLQIGKVDLPAEYRRGMDSLLAEELASEKMRYTLELKDKRVKETELDANADKVRREVAAEAAAREQVIAAKAQEEAMKHVLPFKQRQIEQRQLEAEAERVARVKAAEGAAQARRIEANGEADARQKLAEAEAYRMDRVGKVNAEQMAREGALVTKHPLLIQKTLADKLSDKIQVIIAPPPTNGDFIGAALLGGNRNAQASAAQAAAVADDASTTQAVEQ, from the coding sequence ATGAAAGCCACCTGGAACCGCATCGTGCAGCCCCTGAAGGGCCGTCGCTCCACCCCCTTGCCCGAAGCGGGCACTGAGCCCGTGCTGGACGCTGACCTGCAGGGCATCCCTCCCACGACTGGCCCCGTGTCGGCCGCCCCGTTGAACTGGGCCTACCTGCTGCCCACCGCCCGCACCGTGCGCTGGCTGGCCGCTGGTGCCGTGGTCGCCGCAGCGGGTCTGATGGTGTACCGCAACCCGCCCGTGCAACACCTGGCGCAAGGCGACCTGGGTGTGCGCCTGAACCAGTTCACCGGCGCGGTGAGCTTGTGGCGCGATGGCAGCGTGTGGGTGGTGCCCGGCCTGCACACAGTGCGCGTGTTCTCTCTGCGCGATCAGAGCTACCGCCCCGAAGCCATGCGCCAGGCCACGGGCAGCGCGCCGCTGCAGTCGGTGGAGGGCCTGTCGTTGGGGCTGGATCTGAGCGTGCGCTATGCGCTGGACCCCAACTCGCCCGCTGTGAAGGCTGGCAACCTGCCCGACAACGTAGGCGCAGACATCGTCGAGCCTGCCGTGCAGGGCCTGGTCTACAAGGTGTTTGCCCGCTACACAGTGCGTGAAATCTTCTCGTCCAAACGTGCCGAGATTGCGCAGATCATCGAAACCGAACTGCGCGCCCGTCTGGCGGCTGATGGCGTCACGCTGCGCAGCCTGCAGATTGGCAAGGTGGATTTACCCGCCGAGTACCGCCGGGGCATGGACAGCCTGCTGGCCGAAGAGCTGGCCTCCGAAAAAATGCGCTACACGCTGGAGCTGAAAGACAAGCGCGTGAAGGAAACCGAGCTGGACGCCAACGCCGACAAGGTGCGCCGCGAAGTGGCCGCCGAAGCCGCCGCCCGCGAGCAGGTCATTGCCGCCAAGGCCCAGGAAGAAGCTATGAAGCATGTGCTGCCCTTCAAGCAGCGCCAGATCGAGCAGCGCCAACTGGAAGCCGAAGCCGAGCGCGTGGCCCGCGTCAAAGCTGCCGAAGGTGCCGCCCAGGCCCGCCGCATCGAAGCCAATGGTGAGGCCGACGCCCGCCAGAAGCTGGCCGAAGCCGAGGCCTACCGCATGGACCGCGTGGGGAAGGTCAACGCCGAGCAAATGGCCCGCGAAGGCGCGCTGGTGACCAAGCACCCGCTGCTCATCCAGAAGACGCTGGCCGACAAGCTCTCGGACAAGATCCAGGTCATCATCGCGCCCCCGCCCACCAATGGCGACTTCATCGGTGCCGCGTTGCTGGGCGGAAACCGCAACGCACAGGCCAGTGCAGCCCAGGCTGCGGCCGTGGCCGACGACGCCTCCACCACCCAAGCTGTGGAGCAGTGA
- the apaG gene encoding Co2+/Mg2+ efflux protein ApaG: MPKYQFDVEVLPEYLPEQSAPDTGVFSFAYTITITNAGDAPGQLISRHWIISDARGHTEEVKGLGVVGQQPLLKPGESFQYTSGCRLRTSSGTMHGTFHCVAEDGEPFDTPVPLFVLEAISHGPSGEPLSGRVLH, from the coding sequence ATGCCAAAGTACCAGTTTGACGTGGAAGTGCTGCCCGAATACCTGCCCGAGCAGTCTGCGCCGGACACGGGGGTGTTCAGCTTCGCGTACACCATCACCATCACCAATGCGGGCGATGCACCCGGCCAGCTGATCTCGCGGCACTGGATCATCAGTGACGCGCGCGGCCACACCGAAGAGGTCAAGGGCCTGGGCGTGGTGGGACAGCAGCCCCTGCTCAAGCCCGGGGAGTCGTTCCAGTACACCAGCGGCTGCCGCCTGCGTACATCCAGCGGCACGATGCACGGCACCTTCCATTGTGTGGCCGAGGACGGCGAGCCGTTTGACACGCCCGTGCCCCTGTTTGTGCTGGAGGCGATTAGCCACGGCCCGTCGGGCGAACCCCTGAGTGGCCGGGTGCTGCATTGA
- a CDS encoding cation:proton antiporter has protein sequence MNEILSFWAQWLRPSAGLPTVQWSLLLAVAAMAGYLTQRHTGLPKVVGYSLVGTAAGLAGFSGAVWPLQGIGLFLLELGVAIVLFECGGRIPLRWFRHNPMVLVQSIAESVLTYFAVYWVLVWLQLPPQAAGPLALVALAASPAVLTRVVADTRAAGPVTERAIVLTTLSTLYALTLGSAKAELINRQSLTLLETISPVVVVLGVSILVAAALSLVLRLALRFMSPTSENTSMLFLALVAAGTAVAAHMGGSAPLAALLGGMMLKQLNPRPWAWPRQLGNASSLLTMLMFVLVSTVAAQADWSAPVAGVVLALIAVRLLAKALGVALGNVGSGASWKQALWVGCAMTPMSSIALLIASQFVLASPSTGHVIAGVALPAILLMEVFGAVIATVAIYRAGESSKPWAPLTRSSNNGENSRES, from the coding sequence ATGAATGAAATCCTGAGCTTTTGGGCGCAGTGGCTGCGCCCGTCGGCCGGGCTGCCCACGGTGCAATGGTCACTGCTGCTGGCGGTGGCGGCCATGGCGGGTTATCTCACCCAGCGCCACACGGGCCTGCCCAAGGTGGTGGGTTATTCGCTCGTCGGCACGGCAGCGGGCCTAGCGGGCTTCAGCGGCGCGGTCTGGCCGCTGCAAGGCATTGGCCTGTTCCTGCTGGAGCTGGGCGTGGCCATCGTGCTGTTTGAATGCGGCGGCCGCATTCCGCTGCGCTGGTTCCGCCACAACCCCATGGTGCTGGTGCAGAGCATTGCCGAGTCGGTACTGACCTACTTTGCCGTGTACTGGGTGCTGGTGTGGTTGCAGCTGCCGCCCCAGGCGGCAGGCCCGCTGGCGCTGGTGGCGCTGGCTGCATCGCCTGCAGTGCTAACCCGCGTGGTGGCCGACACCCGCGCAGCGGGCCCGGTGACGGAGCGCGCCATCGTACTCACCACACTCTCCACGCTCTACGCGCTGACTTTGGGCAGTGCCAAGGCAGAACTTATTAACCGCCAGAGCCTCACCCTGCTCGAAACCATCTCGCCCGTGGTGGTGGTGCTGGGCGTGTCCATTCTGGTCGCCGCCGCGTTGTCTCTGGTACTGCGCCTCGCGCTGCGCTTCATGAGCCCCACGAGCGAAAACACCTCCATGCTGTTCCTGGCGCTGGTGGCAGCGGGCACAGCGGTGGCGGCGCACATGGGCGGCTCCGCCCCCCTGGCCGCCTTGCTGGGCGGCATGATGCTCAAGCAGCTCAACCCCCGCCCCTGGGCCTGGCCGCGTCAGCTGGGCAATGCCTCGTCGCTGCTCACCATGCTGATGTTTGTGCTGGTCTCCACCGTGGCGGCCCAGGCCGACTGGAGCGCCCCCGTGGCCGGTGTGGTGCTGGCCCTGATTGCAGTGCGCCTGTTGGCCAAGGCGCTGGGCGTGGCACTGGGCAATGTGGGCAGCGGCGCCAGCTGGAAGCAAGCCCTGTGGGTGGGCTGCGCGATGACGCCCATGTCCTCCATCGCCCTGCTGATTGCCTCGCAGTTCGTGCTCGCATCGCCTTCCACCGGCCATGTGATCGCGGGCGTGGCACTGCCTGCCATCTTGCTGATGGAAGTGTTCGGCGCCGTCATTGCCACCGTGGCCATTTACCGTGCGGGCGAAAGCTCCAAACCCTGGGCGCCCCTGACGCGTAGCAGCAACAACGGAGAGAACAGCCGTGAGTCTTGA
- the thiL gene encoding thiamine-phosphate kinase, with amino-acid sequence MGEFDLIARYFTRPVRHAVLGVGDDCALLAPRTGMQLAISSDMLVEGRHFFADVDPEALGHKALAVNLSDLAACGAKPLAFTLALSLPRVDEAWLAGFSRGLLALADAHGCELVGGDTTQGPLNICITVFGEVPTGQALLRSRAQPGDDIYVSGTLGDARLALEALLGHIALPTEVLARARQRLERPTPRVALGLALRGVASSAMDVSDGLLGDLSHILKASGVGARIDTSLTTDLIAEKAYSTSASGVFDAKLLHQCTLAGGDDYELAFTAPPARRDAVAAASQASGTPVTRIGTVLAEPGLQLVDALGHVVENRYASFDHFG; translated from the coding sequence ATGGGTGAATTTGACTTGATTGCGCGCTACTTCACGCGCCCCGTTCGCCACGCCGTGCTGGGCGTGGGCGACGACTGTGCCTTGCTGGCACCGCGCACCGGCATGCAGCTGGCCATCAGCAGCGACATGCTGGTGGAGGGCCGCCACTTCTTTGCCGACGTGGACCCCGAAGCCCTGGGCCACAAGGCGCTGGCCGTGAACCTGTCCGACCTGGCGGCGTGTGGTGCCAAGCCGCTCGCGTTCACGCTGGCCCTGTCGCTGCCCCGGGTCGATGAGGCCTGGCTCGCAGGCTTCTCGCGCGGGCTGCTGGCGCTGGCCGATGCCCACGGCTGCGAGCTGGTGGGCGGCGACACCACGCAGGGCCCGCTCAACATCTGCATCACCGTGTTTGGCGAGGTACCCACCGGCCAGGCCCTGCTGCGCAGCCGCGCACAGCCCGGCGACGACATCTATGTGAGTGGCACGCTGGGCGACGCCAGGCTGGCGCTGGAGGCGCTGCTCGGCCACATTGCCCTGCCCACCGAGGTGCTGGCCCGCGCGCGCCAGCGGCTGGAGCGCCCCACCCCGCGCGTGGCCCTGGGCCTGGCGCTGCGCGGTGTGGCCAGCAGCGCGATGGATGTGAGCGATGGCCTGCTGGGCGACCTGTCGCACATCCTGAAAGCCTCTGGCGTGGGGGCCCGCATCGACACCTCATTGACTACTGATTTGATAGCAGAAAAGGCATATTCGACTAGCGCATCTGGCGTATTCGACGCCAAACTGCTCCACCAATGCACGTTGGCTGGCGGTGACGACTACGAACTGGCCTTCACCGCCCCACCCGCGCGGCGCGATGCCGTGGCTGCCGCGTCGCAAGCCAGCGGCACGCCCGTCACCCGCATTGGCACGGTGCTGGCCGAGCCCGGCCTGCAGTTGGTGGATGCACTGGGGCACGTGGTGGAAAACCGCTATGCCTCGTTCGACCATTTCGGGTGA
- a CDS encoding site-specific recombinase: MKNSAEPKDLAGLLAALEPTADLAHRHLWLIYLLNWVRGKRDSVPAAVGRVQLFVEAVAARPDIQVRLRAWWATLVDQVDITTLLADFGFAPRTALVSEIAERLRTKLLPGSPETIDASELFMLALPSAFDAQWLAALDEATLNRLVMLLAQDNADERAGGATRWHRALLDAITYCAGQILSTGFAPELRLRMNESARDAQPFHALIRDVESLRVEVLHALRTPDRLNETAQRLRERLESCRAAAATVYTHFEDNGISVGLVFRLRQLRERILRVRVLLDCLLSAQPAVTAAQLMAQLVMVGQERRSLRALLASNSSLLAAKVAERSAETGEHYITRTSAEYRSMLRKAAGGGALMAFTTLIKFGLYALALSAFWGGFMAGINYAVSFVLIQLLHFTVATKQPAMTAPAMAAKLKELGTGDAIESFVDEITHLVRSQVAAVLGNVLVVFPAVLGLAALIALATGHPAISEKQAEHVFESLHLLGPSLFFAAFTGVLLFASSIIAGWTENWFVLHRMDSALHYNPRITGLLGAERAARWARFLRENLSGFAANISLGFMLGLVPAFAAFFGLGLDVRHVTLSTGQMAAASATLGLQVLQMPAFWWAMASLPFLGALNVSVSFYLAFSLALRAQNVSGVDRARIYAAIRARLRTAPLSFFVPERQRPVPTPAQG, encoded by the coding sequence ATGAAAAATTCCGCCGAGCCCAAAGACCTCGCCGGCCTGCTGGCCGCACTGGAGCCAACCGCCGATCTGGCCCATCGCCACCTGTGGCTGATCTATCTGCTGAACTGGGTGCGCGGCAAGCGGGATTCCGTCCCTGCCGCTGTGGGGCGGGTGCAGCTGTTCGTGGAGGCGGTTGCAGCGCGCCCCGATATTCAGGTGCGGCTGCGTGCCTGGTGGGCGACGCTGGTAGACCAGGTGGACATCACCACATTGCTCGCAGACTTTGGCTTTGCGCCCCGCACCGCCCTGGTGAGCGAGATCGCCGAGCGCCTGCGCACCAAGCTGTTGCCCGGCAGCCCCGAGACCATCGATGCGTCCGAACTGTTCATGCTGGCGTTGCCCAGCGCGTTCGACGCGCAATGGCTGGCCGCACTGGATGAAGCCACCCTGAACCGCCTGGTGATGCTGCTGGCCCAGGACAACGCCGACGAGCGCGCTGGCGGCGCCACGCGCTGGCACCGGGCGCTGCTCGATGCCATCACCTACTGTGCAGGGCAGATTCTTTCGACCGGTTTTGCACCCGAACTCCGGCTGCGCATGAACGAATCTGCGCGCGACGCACAGCCCTTCCATGCGCTCATCCGCGATGTGGAAAGCCTGCGCGTGGAAGTGCTGCACGCCCTGCGCACCCCCGACCGGCTCAACGAAACCGCCCAACGCCTGCGCGAGCGGCTGGAGTCGTGCCGTGCCGCAGCCGCCACGGTGTACACGCACTTCGAGGACAACGGCATCTCTGTGGGCCTGGTCTTTCGCCTGCGCCAGTTGCGCGAGCGCATCTTGCGCGTGCGCGTGCTGCTCGACTGCCTGCTGTCCGCGCAGCCCGCCGTCACTGCGGCGCAGCTCATGGCACAGCTGGTGATGGTGGGGCAGGAGCGGCGCAGCCTGCGCGCGCTGCTGGCCTCCAACTCCTCCCTGCTAGCAGCCAAGGTGGCCGAGCGCAGCGCCGAAACGGGCGAGCACTACATCACCCGCACCAGCGCCGAATACCGTTCCATGCTGCGCAAGGCGGCGGGGGGCGGGGCGCTGATGGCCTTCACCACCCTGATCAAGTTTGGCCTGTATGCGCTGGCGCTCTCGGCCTTCTGGGGCGGCTTCATGGCGGGCATCAACTATGCCGTGAGCTTTGTGCTGATCCAGTTGCTGCACTTCACGGTGGCCACCAAACAACCGGCCATGACCGCGCCCGCCATGGCGGCCAAGCTCAAGGAGCTGGGCACCGGCGACGCCATCGAGTCGTTCGTGGACGAGATCACGCACCTGGTGCGCTCGCAGGTCGCCGCGGTGCTGGGCAACGTACTGGTGGTGTTCCCGGCAGTGCTGGGGCTGGCCGCGTTGATTGCACTGGCCACCGGCCACCCGGCCATCAGCGAGAAGCAGGCCGAGCATGTGTTCGAGTCCCTGCACCTGCTGGGGCCGTCGCTGTTCTTTGCCGCGTTCACCGGGGTACTGCTGTTCGCGTCCAGCATCATCGCGGGCTGGACGGAGAACTGGTTTGTGCTGCACCGCATGGACTCGGCCCTGCACTACAACCCCCGCATCACCGGGCTGCTGGGCGCCGAGCGCGCTGCGCGCTGGGCGCGCTTCCTGCGCGAGAACCTGTCGGGCTTTGCGGCCAACATCTCGCTGGGCTTCATGCTCGGCCTGGTACCCGCGTTTGCTGCGTTCTTCGGGCTGGGGCTGGATGTGCGTCACGTCACCCTGTCCACCGGGCAGATGGCGGCCGCCAGCGCCACACTGGGGCTGCAGGTGCTGCAGATGCCAGCGTTCTGGTGGGCCATGGCCTCGCTGCCTTTCCTGGGTGCGTTGAACGTGTCGGTGAGCTTCTACCTGGCCTTCAGCCTAGCACTGCGCGCGCAGAACGTGAGCGGTGTGGACCGCGCACGCATCTATGCCGCCATCCGCGCCCGCCTGCGCACCGCGCCCCTGAGTTTTTTTGTACCCGAGCGACAGCGCCCGGTGCCCACACCGGCACAGGGTTGA